In a single window of the Vicia villosa cultivar HV-30 ecotype Madison, WI unplaced genomic scaffold, Vvil1.0 ctg.000048F_1_1, whole genome shotgun sequence genome:
- the LOC131623061 gene encoding uncharacterized protein LOC131623061 isoform X1 — MQELHELIAGECTLLLPKPNDFEPRASSMVFNLGLSGCHVSDDFLRIGIPLFSNVKELYLSQNNFTILPACIKECYFLTKIHLDDCKNLKEICGVPLNLETLSAKWCTSLIILDLELLPECAKVCRFLRTLILDDCKNLQTIRGVPPNIRTLSAKDCPSLTSGCRIMLQSEKLHAEGGDKKFHLPGRCIPVWFEHYVHDHNASITFWFRKKIPAISLCLVVRPGSYEEIIQPRFIINGKRKTDGFELSFDDGDHGHSGLADHIIIFDIKQITFKLTDAVLENEWNCVVCMSK, encoded by the exons ATGCAGGAACTTCACGAGTTGATTGCTGGGGAATGTACATTGTTATTACCAAAACCGAACGATTTTGAACCTCGAGCTAGCTCAATGGTCTTCAATCTAGGTCTTTCTGGCTGCCACGTTTCGGACGATTTCCTTCGAATTGGTATCCCTTTGTTTTCTAATGTGAAAGAGTTGTACCTGTCGCAGAATAATTTTACAATTCTTCCAGCATGCATCAAAGAATGTTACTTTCTAACTAAAATTCATTTGGATGATTGCAAGAATCTCAAAGAAATTTGCGGGGTTCCACTAAACTTGGAAACATTATCTGCAAAATGGTGCACATCCTTGATAATTTTAGACCTCGAACTTCTTCCTGAATGTGCCAAAGTGTGCCGCTTTTTGAGGACACTTATATTGGATGACTGTAAAAATCTTCAAACTATTAGAGGGGTTCCACCCAACATAAGGACTTTGTCTGCAAAAGACTGCCCTTCCTTGACTTCCGGGTGTAGAATCATGTTACAGAGTGAG AAACTGCATGCAGAGGGCGGGGACAAGAAGTTTCACTTACCAGGAAGATGTATTCCAGTGTGGTTCGAGCACTACGTCCATGATCATAATGCATCTATTACTTTCTGGTTTCGTAAAAAGATCCCTGCAATATCTCTATGTCTTGTTGTTCGACCCGGTTCATATGAAGAAATTATTCAGCCCAGATTTATCATCAATggaaaaagaaaaacagatggATTCGAGCTAAGTTTCGACGATGGTGACCATGGGCACAGTGGACTAGCAGATCATATAATAATTTTTGATATAAAACAGATAACATTCAAATTAACAGATGCTGTTCTTGAAAACGAATGGAATTGCGTGGTGTGTATGTCTAAGTAA
- the LOC131623058 gene encoding disease resistance protein Roq1-like, with product MASISSSSFTYAWKYDVFLSFRGQDTRHGFTGYLYKALIDSGIHTFIDDDELQRGEQIMPSLVKAIAETRIAIIVFSKNYAFSSFCLDELVNILALIKDKGRLVLPVFYDVDPSDVRHQRRSYKEALAKHEERFQNDKEKVQQWRIALCQAADLSGYHFKHGNENEYEFIEKIIKGVSSIINRIPLHIADYPVGLNSRVLKVTSLLNVGSDEVHMVGIHGIGGIGKTTIARALYNMIADQFEGLCFLDNVRENSVKHGLVHLQETLLYDIIGKKYMKLGSVNEGIPIIKHRLHLKKVLLVLDDVDKPEQLRAIVGETSWFGPGSRVIITTRDKHLLTSHGVEKTYEVDGLNMKEALELICWNAFKTEKFDSSYNNVLKRALSYASGLPLALEVMGSYCSGENLMSKP from the exons ATGGCATCAATATCCTCATCTTCCTTTACTTATGCATGGAAATATGATGTGTTTCTAAGCTTCAGAGGCCAAGATACTCGGCACGGTTTTACTGGTTATCTGTACAAAGCACTGATTGATAGCGGAATTCACACCTTCATTGATGATGATGAACTTCAAAGAGGGGAACAGATTATGCCATCACTTGTCAAGGCAATTGCAGAGACAAGAATTGCTATTATTGTGTTCTCTAAGAACTATGCTTTTTCGTCCTTTTGTTTAGACGAACTCGTTAACATCCTCGCCTTAATTAAGGACAAGGGTCGGTTGGTTTTGCCGGTTTTCTATGACGTGGATCCTTCCGATGTTCGACATCAGAGAAGGAGTTATAAAGAAGCACTGGCTAAACATGAGGAAAGATTCCAAAATGACAAGGAGAAGGTGCAACAATGGAGGATAGCTTTGTGTCAAGCAGCTGATTTGTCTGGCTATCATTTCAAACATGG GAATGAGAATGAATATGAGTTTATAGAGAAGATTATTAAAGGGGTTTCCAGCATTATTAATCGCATTCCTTTACATATCGCGGATTATCCTGTTGGATTGAACTCTCGTGTGCTAAAAGTAACCTCGCTTTTAAATGTCGGATCAGACGAAGTCCACATGGTAGGGATTCACGGTATTGGTGGAATTGGTAAAACAACAATTGCTCGAGCTCTTTATAATATGATTGCCGATCAATTTGAAGGTTTGTGTTTTCTTGATAATGTAAGGGAGAATTCAGTTAAACACGGATTAGTACATCTCCAAGAAACACTTCTTTATGATATTATTGGGAAGAAGTATATGAAGTTGGGAAGTGTCAATGAAGGAATTCCAATAATAAAGCATAGGCTTCACCTAAAGAAGGTTCTTTTGGTTCTTGATGATGTCGACAAACCAGAGCAGTTGAGGGCAATAGTTGGAGAGACTAGTTGGTTTGGTCCTGGCAGCAGAGTAATCATTACCACTCGGGACAAGCATTTGTTAACGAGTCACGGGGTTGAAAAAACATATGAGGTAGATGGGTTGAATATGAAAGAAGCACTTGAATTGATTTGTTGGAATGCTTTTAAAACAGAAAAATTTGATTCAAGTTATAACAACGTTTTAAAACGTGCATTGAGCTATGCTTCTGGTCTTCCATTGGCTTTGGAGGTAATGGGTTCttactgtagcggggaaaatctgatgtcGAAGCCATGA
- the LOC131623061 gene encoding TMV resistance protein N-like isoform X2 — protein sequence MEKSLIKINLNGCVILHDLIEDMGKEIVRQESPEEPGKRSRLWFPDDIIHVFEENTGTSSIQVIILDFPNFEEVVEWDGKAFKEMKNLKTLIIRVGSFSKGPEHLPNSLRVLEWRGYPSPSLPSNFHPKKLAILKLPQSHLMSLNLLIPKKKFVNMRVLNFDDCERITKIPDVSGAPNLEELSFGDCANLIKIHESVGFLNKLKILNADGCSQLRTFPPIKLSSLEKLKLSSCYCLKSFPEILGKMEKITVLDLQDTPVKELPFSIHN from the exons ATGGAAAAATCTCTCATAAAGATAAATTTGAATGGTTGTGTAATATTGCACGATTTGATAGAGGACATGGGTAAAGAAATTGTCCGACAAGAATCGCCTGAGGAGCCTGGGAAACGTAGTAGGTTATGGTTTCCTGATGATATAATTCATGTTTTCGAAGAAAATACT GGAACTAGTAGTATTCAAGTCATAATTCTGGATTTCCCCAATTTTGAAGAAGTGGTAGAATGGGATGGAAAGGCATTCAAGGAGATGAAAAACCTCAAAACTCTTATCATTAGAGTTGGTAGTTTTTCCAAAGGTCCCGAGCATCTTCCAAATAGTTTAAGAGTATTGGAATGGCGGGGATATCCTTCACCATCTTTACCTtccaactttcatccaaagaaaCTTGCTATACTGAAGTTACCGCAAAGTCACTTAATGTCCCTCAACTTGCTTATACCAAAGAAG AAGTTTGTGAACAtgagagttttgaattttgatgattGTGAGCGTATAACAAAGATACCTGATGTGTCTGGTGCTCCAAATTTAGAAGAATTATCATTTGGTGATTGcgctaatttaattaaaattcatgaatCAGTTGGATTCTTGAATAAGCTTAAAATTTTGAATGCTGATGGCTGTAGCCAGCTCAGGACTTTTCCACCCATCAAGTTGAGCTCCCTTGAAAAACTCAAGCTTTCATCTTGTTACTGTCTGAAGAGTTTTCCAGAAATATTAGGAAAGATGGAAAAGATTACGGTGCTTGATTTACAAGACACTCCGGTAAAAGAACTTCCATTTTCCATTCACAATTGA